In Streptomyces sp. P9-A4, the genomic window GGGATGTGGCCCGGTAGAGGTCAGTCTGGACGAGGAGCTGATGCCGCCGGCCAGGGATGCCTGGGCCCGGTCGAACCAGGCGCGACTTCCTTCGGTCTTGCCCAACGGCCTGATAGGACCGGTCATATGTGCCTCCTGTTTGGGTGCGGATTGCTTGGGCACGTTCGGAGAGCCCTTCATTCGCGGGGATCGATCGAGGAGAGGACGGGTGGGACGTGACGGGGAAGACGGCGGTCGTCACCGGTGCGGGCAGCGGCATCGGTAGGGCATGTGCGCTCGGCCTGCTGGCGGACGGCTGGACGGTGGTCCTGGTGGGCCGGCGCAAGGAGCCGCTGGAGGAGACGGCGGCGCTCACGCCCGCGGTCGGCTGCGGGCGTGCTGTTCCCTTCCCCGCCGACATCACCGATGCCGCCGCGGTGGATGACCTGTTCGGGGCCGTGGTGGAACGGTTCGGCCGGGTGGACGTGCTGTTCAACAACGCCGCCGACGTCATGCCCTACACCCCGACGGAGGATGTGAGCGTCGAGGACTGGCACCGCGTGATGGACTCCATCGCCACCGGGACGTTCCTGTGCTCTCGCGCTGCCTTTCGCGTCATGAAGGACCAGACCCCGCGCGGTGGACGGATCATCAACAACGGAGCGCCCTCCGCCCAGGCACCTCGGCCGGACTCCCTCGCGTTCACCGCGGCCAAGCACGCGGTCGCGGGGATGACACGATCCCTCTCCTTGGACGGGCGCCGCTATGACATCTCCTGCGGCCAGATCGACATCGGCAACGTGACCCCGGCGGACCGCCCCCAGCCGGCCGTCCTGCAGGCCGACGGGTCACGGAGGGTCGAACCCACCATGGACGTGCGGCACGTCGTCGACATGGTGCGGACCATGGCCGCTCTGCCGCTCGGGGTGAACATCCAGTCCGTCCTGGTCATGCCCAGCGCCATGCCGTACGTGGGCCGGGGATAGCCCGGCCACGTAGGCGGGGAACCAGTTGCCGGACACCAGCCGTCCGGCCTGGTCCCAGGCGAGCATGCGGTGCAGTCCGTCCAGATGGATCAACCCCTCGCGGACGGCCAGGTCTTCGTAGTCGGGTCCCGGAACGGGCCGGGTGCTCAGGAACAGCGGACGGCGGGGCGCCGTGCTCTGCCGGGCGAGTTTGAGCGCGCACAACGGATTGGAGCGCGCGTACGAGGTGCCCAACCCCGCCAGCCGCTCGGCCGCCGAGGCCACCGTCAGCCCCGCCTTGGGGACGAGCTCCACCTCTCCGTCCTCGCCCAGGTGCCAGGGGAGCACCACACCGCGCACTTCCGGCCCCTCCAGCAACACGTGATGCCAGCGGCCGCCCAGCTCCCGCTGCCCTTTGCGGATGTGCCCTTCGGCCTCGTCGTTGGTGTTGGCCTGGTCGGACGCGTCGTAGGGGTGCTCCTGGGCGAATGTGCCGATGACCGTCTCGAATCGGACCGCTCCCAGAACCCTCACCCGATGTGCCTTCCCGCCTCTTCGTATTCACGGAAGTGCCGTTCGGCGAAAAGATCCGGACGTCCTGAGCCCAGACCGCGCGAGCGTGCCACTGCCAGCACCTGGCGCCAGTAGGGCTTGACCGGCGGCCACAGGGTGCCCGTACGGCAGTACGAGCCGTCGATCATGTAGCGCGGCCCGGTCTCCGTCTGCGGCGCCGACGGGGCCCGGCGGGTGTGGAAGAGCGCCGAGTGGAGTACGACGGTGGACCCGGGCGGTAAGTCGTCGATGAGTGCCTCGCCCGGCAGGACCGCCGTGCCCAGGTGGCTCCGGGCGTTCTTCTCCGCGACTTCCCGGTGCGAGCCCGGCAGGACGGCCAAGCCGCCCAGCTCCGGTTTGAGTCCGCCGATGTAGTGCAGGGCGTGGATCATCGGTAATCGACGGTCTCGCTGAGGCCCTTGCTCGTAATCGTGATGCCAGCTCTTGCCGGCTCCCCCGGCCGGCCGCCGGTCGCTGTGCAGGTGGTGGAAGACGAAGGACTCCCCCAGCAGGTCGGGGTGGCCGAGCAGGTCCATGAGCGGCGGGTACACCGCGAGTTCACCGTGCGCCTCCAGGTCCAGCTCGACCACCTGCGGCGGCTCGGCCCCGGAACGCAGACAGGCATCGATGGCCTCTTGACGCCAGCCTTTCTCCACCCATGTGTCGACCTCCGGCACGAGACGGTCGACGAGGTCGTCCGGCAGGAATCCGGGAAGGACCAGAAAGCCGTCCTCGACGAAGTTCTCCGTCCGAACCTCATTGGTGTGTGTGACATTCACGTGTCAGAACCCATGCTTCACTCGGATGGTGCTTCACGGTTGCCCCGGCGTCCGGCGTTTCCTGTCCACGGCCGATGCGCGTCATGCGCATGACGGGATGAATGGCCAGAAAGTGGCAATCGACGTGCCCGGGTGACAGCCGCACGCGGGATACACCGGGCCGGTGTGGACGACGCCCGCGAGGCAGGCCGCCGACCCGGGATCGCTGGAGCGGCCGCACGCGCGTATGTGAAGTTGTCCTTGGAGGCGGCACCCTGGCTGTGGTCACGTCCATGAGTGGTGGGTAGCTCGCCGGCAGGGCACGTGCAAGTCATAGCTCGTTGCTGACCAGGCCGGCTCGGACGGCGCGACATCGGTCGGCATCACCCATCCGGTCCTGACCGGGACTTCAGGAAACGCCCCGGCCGTTCAACCGGCCGGGGCATTTCTGCGTTGAGGTGGGTGGGGGGGTGTGCGGACTCGTTCGGGGTGACGGTTTTGGCAACCGGGGCCTCCCGGGCGCAGTGTGGGGCACCGTGGGGGAATCTGGGATGTGGACGCCGGACGTGGAGGTGGAGTCGGTGGCGGTGAGCGGATCCGTCGATCCGGTGGGGGAGGCCAGGCGGTTCGCCCGGTGTGCGCTGGCCGCTGCCTGCGCCGCCGTCGTCTTCCTGCTCGCGGGGGTCGGCGCGGGCGGGATCGTCATCCTGTTCAGCGGGCTCGTGGGGCTCGCCTGTTCGGCCGTCGGGATCTGGTGGTTCCTCGCCCACCGCGGGGCCCGGCGGGTGCTCGGCGCACTTCTCGCCGTCGGCGCGCCCCTCGCCGTCCTCTGTCTGTACGTCGTCGGCGGCCTCTGGCTCACCGCCCTCGTGGCCCTCGGGCTGTGGGGCGGCGCCCTGCTCTGCGCCCGTGCCGCGCTGCGGATCCCCCGGACCCCCGGCGCGGAGAACACCCGGACCGACCTCGCCCGGGGTGAGCGGCGGCCCCGGCCCCGGCGACCCGTGCTCATCATGAACCCCAAGTCCGGCGGCGGGAAGGTCGCCCGCTTCGGGCTCGTCGAGCGCGCCGAGCGGCTCGGCGCCCGGGTCATCCTGCTCGACCCCTCCGCCGACACCGACGTCACCGCGCTCGCCCGGCAGGCCGTCGCCGACGGTGCCGACCTGCTCGGGGTCGCCGGCGGCGACGGTACCCAGGCGCTCGTCGCCGCCGTGGCCGCCGACCACGACCTGCCCTTCCTCGTCGTCTCCGCCGGGACCCGTAACCACTTCGCCCTCGACCTGGGCCTCGACCGCGACGATCCCGCGACCTGTCTGGACGCCCTCGTCGACGGCGAGGAACTCCGGGTCGACCTGGGCTCCGTCTCCGGCCGGCCCTTCGTCAACACCGTCTCCTTCGGCGTGTACGCGGATGTCGTCCAGCTTCCCGAGTACCGCGACGCGAAGGCGGGCACCGCCCTCACCGTCCTGCCCGATCTGCTCCAGGGCGGCGAGGGCGACCGCCTCGACGCCACCGCCGACGGCACCCGGCTGTCCGCCCAGCAGGCCCTGCTCGTCAGCAACAACCCGTACGCCACCCCCGACCCCTTCGGCGCTGCCACCGCACGGCGGCCCCGCCTGGACGGAGGCGCCCTCGGGGTGATCGGCATCCGCGTCGACGGCGCCGCGGACGCCGCCGAGATGGCCGTACGAGGCACCCAGGCGGCCGGCCTGAACGTCCTTACCGCCGCGCGGGTCGAGGTGCTGGGGAGGGCTCCCGGGCCGGGGTCGGAGCTGGGGAGGGCTCCGGGGTCGGGGCCGGACTCAGGGCTCGGGGCGGGGCCAGGGGCTGACTCGGGGTCTGACTCAGGGCCAGGGGCTGACTCAGGGCCCGGGTGGGGTGACGGTGGCAGCGATTCCATCGCCGTCGCCGTCGACGGTGAGGCCCTCGTCCTGCCCACCCCCGTCGTCTGCACCCTCCGTCCCCTCGCCCTCCGGGTGCTCGTGCCCCGGCACCGGCCCGGCGCCCTGGACCCCCCGCCGCGCATGGACTGGCTGCGCGTCGTCCAGCTCGCCTTCCCCTCCCTCCACCATCGTCACCCCGCACCTAGGAGCGGCACATGACCGGGACCACCGGGACGACCACGACCAGCCCGCTCCGGGCCGTTCTGAAGGATCTCCGCGCGATCGACGGCGCCGTCTACGCCGCCGTCGCCGCCACGCCCACGCCCACGCTCGACACCGGGCTCCGCAGGCTCTCCACCGCCGCGAACAACTCCAAGATCTCGTTCGCTGTGGCGGCCTCCCTCGCCCTCTTCCCCGGCCGGCCGCGCCGGGCCGCGCTCACCGGGCTCGGGGCCATCGCCGTGGCCTCGGCCTCGGCCAACCTGCTGGGCAAGCGGCTGGTGCGCAGGCCGAGGCCGGACCGGGAGGCGGCCCGGGTGGTGGTGGGCCGGCACGTGCCGATGCCGGACTCGGCCTCGTTCCCCTCCGGGCACACCGCCTCGGCGGTCGCCTTCGCCACCGCCGTGGGGGTCGTGCTGCCCCCGGCGGCCGTGCCCCTCCAGGTGCTCGCGATGGGCGTGGGCTACTCCCGGGTCCACACCGGGGTCCACTACCCGGGCGATGTCGCCGCCGGCGCCGTCCTCGGCATGGCGAGCGCCGTCGTCTCGCTGGTCGTCGGGGCCTCCCTGACGGCCGCCAAGGGGAAGTGAGCGGGCGTCAGAGAGGTTCGTGTCCGTTCGCGCCGGACCGTGCCAGGCCGGGGTCGGGTCGGGTCAGGCCGTGCCAGGCCGTGCCAAGTGGTGTCAGTACGTCGCGCGGGCCAGTTCCTCCTCCGTGAGGTCCAGCGCTGCCAGCCGCTCCGGGTCCGCCAGGATGTGCAGCTCGACGATTCGGTCCCCGGCGATCGTGAACGCCATGAGCGCGCCCGGCCGCCCGTCCTTGACCGACAGGACCGCGGGTGCGCCGTTGACGACCATCGGCAGTGCTCCCGTACGGAACTTGGCGTACGTGAGGGCCTGCGCGATGACGGCCTCGGCGCCCCGGACCACCTTGGACACCGCCGCGAGGGTCCGTCCGCCGTCGGCGCGCAGCACCACGTCCGGGTCCAGGACGGCGAGCAGTCCCTCGAAGTCGCCGCCGTGCGCGGCGGCGAGGAACGCGTCGGCGATCTCCCGCTGCCGCCGGGCGTCGGGCCCCGGGGCCGGGGTGGTGTCCTGGACGCGGCGGCGCGCGCGGCTGGCGAGCTGGCGGGTGGCCGCCGGGGTGCGGTCCACGATCGGCGCGATCTCGTCGAAGGACACGGCGAACATGTCGTGCAGGACGAACGCGAGCCGCTCGGCCGGGGACAGGGTCTCCAGGACGACGAGCAGCGCGAGGCCGACGGACTCGGTGACCTCGGCGGCGTGTTCCGGGTCGGTGGTGTCGGCGACCCGGACGACCGGGTCGGGGACGTAGTACTCCAGCGGGTCCTCGCGGCGCGAGCCGCGTGAGCGCAGCATGTCGAGGCAGACGCGGCCGACGACGGTGGTCAGCCAGCCGCTGAGGTTCTCCACCGCGCTGACGTCACTGCGGCTGAGCTTGAACCAGGCCTCCTGGACGGCGTCCTCGGCCTCGCTGAGCGAGCCCAGCATCCGGTAGGCGACCGCCCTCAGGTGGCGGCGGTCGGCCTCGAAGCGGCGGGCCAGGAGGTCCGCGTCGCCGTGGCCGCTGCTGCTGCCGTGGCCGCTGCCGTGGCCGTCGCCGGCCCCGTGGCCCCGGTCGTGGCCGGTCCGGTCGTTCCCGCCCCGGCCGTCGCGCTTCTCGCCCTCGTCGGCCCGGCCGCCGTCGGCCTGGTCGTTCCGGTCCTGCTCCACTCGTCGGTCTCCCCGTTCGCGTACGTCGCGTGCCGTCATGCCGTCATGACGGATCGAACCCCCACGATGTGACACGGACGCTGCGGATGGCCGAAAAGGGAGGGTGGTGGCCCGTGCCGTCCCGGTGTGTGAGATCCACGCCGCCCCGGGCCGAACGCCCGGGATTCCCCGGCCGAGGGGTCCGGCCGCCGTGAATCCCTCCTTCAGCGCGGTGGTCATCGTCCGTAGATTGATCACCATGACGACGACAACGACGCAGGTCAACCCCGTACTCCGCACCCCGCCGGCCCCGCCCGCCGCCGCTGCCGCGTACTTCTCCGCGAGCCTCGCCTTCCACGCGGACGTCTCCGACGTGGCCTCCGTGCTCGCCGCCTCCGCCGCCGACGGCACCGACCCGGGCTTCGTGGTGATCGACTCGCGTTCGACCGCCTCCTGGGACCAGGGGCACGTCCCCGGCGCGGTCCACCTGCCGACCGCGCTCGTCCCCGAGCAGGCCGAGCGGCTGCTCGACCGGTCCGTGCCGGTCGTCACGTACTGCTGGGGCCCCGGCTGCAACGGCGCCACCCGCGCCGCGCTGGCCCTCGCGGAGCTGGGCTTCCAGGTGAAGGAGATGCTCGGCGGTTTCGAGTACTGGGTGCGTGAGGGCTTCGCGTACG contains:
- a CDS encoding phosphatase PAP2 family protein — translated: MTGTTGTTTTSPLRAVLKDLRAIDGAVYAAVAATPTPTLDTGLRRLSTAANNSKISFAVAASLALFPGRPRRAALTGLGAIAVASASANLLGKRLVRRPRPDREAARVVVGRHVPMPDSASFPSGHTASAVAFATAVGVVLPPAAVPLQVLAMGVGYSRVHTGVHYPGDVAAGAVLGMASAVVSLVVGASLTAAKGK
- a CDS encoding diacylglycerol/lipid kinase family protein, producing the protein MWTPDVEVESVAVSGSVDPVGEARRFARCALAAACAAVVFLLAGVGAGGIVILFSGLVGLACSAVGIWWFLAHRGARRVLGALLAVGAPLAVLCLYVVGGLWLTALVALGLWGGALLCARAALRIPRTPGAENTRTDLARGERRPRPRRPVLIMNPKSGGGKVARFGLVERAERLGARVILLDPSADTDVTALARQAVADGADLLGVAGGDGTQALVAAVAADHDLPFLVVSAGTRNHFALDLGLDRDDPATCLDALVDGEELRVDLGSVSGRPFVNTVSFGVYADVVQLPEYRDAKAGTALTVLPDLLQGGEGDRLDATADGTRLSAQQALLVSNNPYATPDPFGAATARRPRLDGGALGVIGIRVDGAADAAEMAVRGTQAAGLNVLTAARVEVLGRAPGPGSELGRAPGSGPDSGLGAGPGADSGSDSGPGADSGPGWGDGGSDSIAVAVDGEALVLPTPVVCTLRPLALRVLVPRHRPGALDPPPRMDWLRVVQLAFPSLHHRHPAPRSGT
- a CDS encoding phytanoyl-CoA dioxygenase family protein, producing the protein MNVTHTNEVRTENFVEDGFLVLPGFLPDDLVDRLVPEVDTWVEKGWRQEAIDACLRSGAEPPQVVELDLEAHGELAVYPPLMDLLGHPDLLGESFVFHHLHSDRRPAGGAGKSWHHDYEQGPQRDRRLPMIHALHYIGGLKPELGGLAVLPGSHREVAEKNARSHLGTAVLPGEALIDDLPPGSTVVLHSALFHTRRAPSAPQTETGPRYMIDGSYCRTGTLWPPVKPYWRQVLAVARSRGLGSGRPDLFAERHFREYEEAGRHIG
- the sigJ gene encoding RNA polymerase sigma factor SigJ — translated: MARRFEADRRHLRAVAYRMLGSLSEAEDAVQEAWFKLSRSDVSAVENLSGWLTTVVGRVCLDMLRSRGSRREDPLEYYVPDPVVRVADTTDPEHAAEVTESVGLALLVVLETLSPAERLAFVLHDMFAVSFDEIAPIVDRTPAATRQLASRARRRVQDTTPAPGPDARRQREIADAFLAAAHGGDFEGLLAVLDPDVVLRADGGRTLAAVSKVVRGAEAVIAQALTYAKFRTGALPMVVNGAPAVLSVKDGRPGALMAFTIAGDRIVELHILADPERLAALDLTEEELARATY
- a CDS encoding rhodanese-like domain-containing protein; the protein is MTTTTTQVNPVLRTPPAPPAAAAAYFSASLAFHADVSDVASVLAASAADGTDPGFVVIDSRSTASWDQGHVPGAVHLPTALVPEQAERLLDRSVPVVTYCWGPGCNGATRAALALAELGFQVKEMLGGFEYWVREGFAYETWEGPAEKAADPLTAPVGSDDCGC
- a CDS encoding SDR family oxidoreductase, coding for MTGKTAVVTGAGSGIGRACALGLLADGWTVVLVGRRKEPLEETAALTPAVGCGRAVPFPADITDAAAVDDLFGAVVERFGRVDVLFNNAADVMPYTPTEDVSVEDWHRVMDSIATGTFLCSRAAFRVMKDQTPRGGRIINNGAPSAQAPRPDSLAFTAAKHAVAGMTRSLSLDGRRYDISCGQIDIGNVTPADRPQPAVLQADGSRRVEPTMDVRHVVDMVRTMAALPLGVNIQSVLVMPSAMPYVGRG